Proteins encoded within one genomic window of Amycolatopsis sp. 2-15:
- a CDS encoding cupin domain-containing protein, whose amino-acid sequence MSESKPFPSVVLRPAELSAADRGGGARTIPLVSKALGAEVFLNGQTLFDGGAGIPLHTHNCPESVVILEGEAIVEIDGAEHHLSTWDTTYVDAGVPHRFRNASATAPMRILWTYASVEATRTIVATGTTTRVDAEHRR is encoded by the coding sequence ATGAGCGAATCGAAGCCGTTCCCGTCGGTGGTGCTGCGCCCGGCCGAGCTGTCCGCGGCCGACCGCGGCGGCGGCGCGCGCACGATCCCGCTGGTGAGCAAGGCACTGGGCGCCGAGGTGTTCCTCAACGGCCAGACCCTCTTCGACGGCGGTGCGGGCATCCCGCTGCACACGCACAACTGCCCCGAGAGCGTGGTGATCCTGGAGGGCGAGGCGATCGTGGAGATCGACGGCGCCGAGCACCACCTGTCCACTTGGGACACCACCTACGTCGACGCGGGCGTGCCGCACCGGTTCCGCAACGCCTCGGCCACGGCACCGATGCGGATCCTCTGGACCTACGCCTCGGTGGAGGCGACGCGCACGATCGTCGCGACCGGCACCACCACCCGGGTGGATGCCGAGCACCGGCGCTAG
- a CDS encoding NAD-dependent succinate-semialdehyde dehydrogenase: protein MIQSVNPATGKPLSTYDSHSAEEVDAALAAAVAAQAQWREKPLAERVELLRELAAVLRAGKAEYARLITEEMGKPLAEAEAEIEKCALNCVHYAEHAAEYLAERPVLAEASVVAEPLGVVLAVMPWNYPFWQFFRFAAPALAAGNGAILKHATNVPGCALAIEDVFRKASAPAGLVRALLVDVGEVAKLIADDRIAAVTLTGSTRVGALVASQAGAALKKQVLELGGSDPFVVLADADVPAAAETAVRARFLNNGQSCVNAKRFIVDEAVADEFAEAFTAAVERLRVGDPAEAGTTVGPLAREDLRDGLDEQVRRTVAAGGVLRTGGEPVAGPGYFYAPTVLDRVKPGMAAFDEETFGPVAAIVRVSGDDEALALANDTEFGLGAAVWTRSSERAQRFAKGLQAGAVFVNSMVASDPRLPFGGIKKSGYGRELGADGIREFVNVKTVWFGGTR, encoded by the coding sequence ATGATCCAGTCCGTGAACCCGGCGACGGGCAAGCCACTGTCCACATACGACTCGCACTCGGCCGAAGAGGTCGATGCCGCACTGGCTGCGGCCGTGGCCGCGCAGGCACAGTGGCGCGAGAAACCCCTTGCCGAACGCGTGGAGCTGCTTCGCGAGCTGGCCGCGGTCCTGCGCGCCGGGAAGGCCGAGTACGCGCGGCTGATCACCGAAGAGATGGGCAAGCCGCTCGCCGAAGCCGAGGCCGAGATCGAGAAGTGCGCGCTGAACTGCGTGCACTACGCCGAGCACGCCGCGGAGTACCTGGCCGAGCGCCCGGTGCTGGCCGAGGCGTCCGTGGTGGCCGAACCGCTCGGTGTCGTGCTGGCCGTGATGCCGTGGAACTACCCGTTCTGGCAGTTCTTCCGCTTCGCCGCTCCGGCGCTGGCCGCGGGCAACGGCGCGATCCTCAAGCACGCCACCAACGTGCCGGGCTGCGCACTGGCCATCGAAGACGTGTTCCGCAAGGCCTCGGCGCCCGCCGGGCTGGTGCGAGCGCTACTGGTCGACGTCGGCGAGGTCGCGAAGCTCATCGCCGACGACCGCATCGCCGCCGTCACGCTGACCGGTTCGACCCGCGTCGGCGCCCTGGTCGCGAGCCAGGCCGGGGCCGCGCTCAAGAAGCAGGTGCTGGAGCTCGGCGGCTCGGATCCGTTCGTGGTCCTCGCCGACGCCGACGTGCCGGCCGCCGCCGAGACGGCCGTGCGCGCGCGGTTCCTCAACAACGGCCAGAGCTGCGTCAACGCCAAGCGGTTCATCGTGGACGAAGCCGTGGCCGACGAGTTCGCCGAAGCTTTCACCGCCGCGGTCGAACGGCTGCGAGTGGGCGATCCGGCCGAGGCGGGCACCACCGTCGGGCCGCTCGCCCGCGAGGACCTGCGCGACGGGCTCGACGAGCAGGTCCGCCGCACCGTCGCCGCCGGCGGCGTGCTCCGGACCGGAGGCGAGCCCGTGGCCGGGCCGGGGTACTTCTACGCGCCGACGGTGCTCGACCGCGTGAAGCCGGGCATGGCGGCGTTCGACGAGGAGACGTTCGGCCCGGTCGCGGCCATTGTGCGCGTTTCGGGCGACGACGAGGCCCTGGCTCTGGCCAACGACACCGAGTTCGGCCTCGGCGCGGCCGTGTGGACGCGGTCTTCGGAGCGCGCGCAGCGCTTCGCCAAGGGCCTGCAAGCCGGCGCGGTGTTCGTGAACAGCATGGTCGCCTCCGACCCGCGGCTGCCGTTCGGCGGAATCAAGAAGTCCGGCTACGGTCGGGAGCTGGGCGCGGACGGGATCCGCGAGTTCGTGAACGTGAAGACCGTGTGGTTCGGAGGAACCCGATGA
- a CDS encoding isocitrate/isopropylmalate dehydrogenase family protein has translation MKVLVLPGDGIGPEITAATLDVLGAADRRLGLGLSFEVRDIGLASLATDGTTLPASVLERVPEVDGTLLGPVSHYEYPPREEGGINPSAALRTTFELFANVRPCRSREDLSILRKPMDLVIVRENTEGFYSDRNMFAGTGEFMPDPDLALSVRKVSARGSARVARAAFELARGRRGKVTAVHKANVLKLSDGLFLREVRAVAQEFPDVELEELIVDAAAALLVRDPARFDVLVTTNMFGDILSDEASELSGSLGLGGSINAGHDVCVGQAQHGSAPDIAGQGVANPASLILSAAMLLDWRGRRDGNDALVAGAQLVTRAVDSVLDNPATRTADVGGTLGTEAFAGAVSESITGLPAGAR, from the coding sequence GTGAAAGTCCTCGTCCTGCCCGGCGACGGAATCGGCCCGGAGATCACGGCGGCGACCCTGGACGTGCTCGGCGCCGCGGATCGGCGGCTCGGGCTCGGCCTGAGCTTCGAGGTCCGCGACATCGGCCTGGCCTCGCTCGCGACCGACGGCACCACGCTGCCGGCGTCGGTCCTCGAGCGCGTGCCCGAGGTCGACGGCACGCTGCTCGGCCCGGTGTCGCACTACGAGTACCCGCCGCGCGAGGAGGGCGGGATCAACCCGTCCGCCGCGCTGCGGACCACGTTCGAGCTGTTCGCCAACGTACGCCCGTGCCGCTCGCGCGAGGACCTGAGCATCCTGCGCAAGCCCATGGACCTCGTGATCGTGCGCGAGAACACCGAGGGCTTCTACTCCGACCGCAACATGTTCGCCGGCACCGGCGAGTTCATGCCCGACCCCGACCTCGCACTGTCCGTGCGCAAGGTCAGCGCGCGCGGTTCCGCCCGCGTCGCGCGGGCGGCGTTCGAGCTCGCGCGCGGCCGCCGCGGCAAGGTGACGGCGGTGCACAAGGCCAACGTGCTCAAGCTGTCCGACGGCCTGTTCCTGCGCGAGGTGCGCGCGGTCGCCCAGGAGTTCCCCGACGTGGAGCTGGAAGAGCTGATCGTGGACGCGGCGGCGGCGCTGCTGGTGCGCGACCCGGCGCGCTTCGACGTGCTGGTGACCACCAACATGTTCGGCGACATCCTGTCCGACGAGGCCTCCGAGCTGTCCGGCAGCCTCGGCCTTGGCGGCTCGATCAACGCCGGGCACGACGTGTGCGTCGGCCAGGCGCAGCACGGTTCGGCCCCCGACATCGCGGGCCAGGGCGTGGCCAACCCGGCCTCGCTCATCCTGTCCGCGGCGATGCTGCTCGACTGGCGCGGGCGCCGCGACGGCAACGACGCGCTCGTGGCGGGCGCACAGCTCGTGACCCGCGCGGTGGACTCCGTCCTCGACAACCCGGCGACGCGCACAGCGGACGTCGGCGGCACTCTCGGCACCGAAGCGTTCGCCGGCGCGGTTTCCGAGTCCATCACCGGCCTTCCGGCGGGTGCCCGATGA
- a CDS encoding copper resistance D family protein codes for MSLLLTQAVSAAEANPTPEVWRVITKMAYFAGLIGSIGGCMLYLIVLRPVLRRPSVDPADRAVLQRRAGIYYAIVGTWFLVALYFQIAGKGARVKGKEIPFGDALSPAAIWRFISVPGKKGDWISSGAEALIQYALWGVAAIVLMLAFSPRLREKLGVLTLTSLIVNFVAYQVTLLPTNFSKATFDTIANSLLDHLHVFSISTWVGGIAGLVILAFSRRRLSLGAGDVFAQIWTRFSTLAMVAVGCILITGLWLAYSLVGSPSELFTTSFGRFLVIKVSLVFTMICIGAANEFVMMPRIARARAAGAEGSVFRLALRTFPVLVTIEVLLAVGVLFVLSFLTGSARVEAGDPEDPTLSGTVIGIGVVLAILIAVSFVTTAKVSDRLSRSAARAHEVEQREAVSAES; via the coding sequence ATGTCCCTGCTGCTTACCCAGGCCGTGTCCGCGGCCGAAGCGAACCCGACCCCCGAGGTGTGGCGGGTCATCACGAAGATGGCGTACTTCGCCGGCCTGATCGGTTCGATCGGCGGCTGCATGCTTTACCTGATCGTGCTGCGCCCGGTCCTGAGACGGCCGTCGGTCGACCCCGCCGACCGCGCGGTGCTGCAACGCCGGGCCGGTATCTACTACGCGATCGTCGGCACCTGGTTCCTCGTGGCGCTGTACTTCCAGATCGCCGGCAAGGGCGCCCGCGTGAAGGGCAAGGAGATCCCGTTCGGCGACGCGCTGTCGCCCGCGGCGATCTGGCGCTTCATCTCGGTGCCCGGAAAGAAGGGCGACTGGATCTCCAGCGGCGCCGAGGCGTTGATCCAGTACGCGCTGTGGGGCGTCGCGGCGATCGTGCTGATGCTCGCGTTCTCGCCACGGCTGCGGGAAAAGCTCGGTGTGCTCACGCTGACCTCGCTCATCGTCAACTTCGTGGCCTACCAGGTCACGCTGCTGCCGACGAACTTCTCCAAGGCCACCTTCGACACCATCGCCAACTCGCTGCTCGACCACCTGCACGTCTTCTCGATCTCAACGTGGGTCGGCGGTATCGCGGGCCTGGTGATCCTGGCGTTCTCGCGGCGCAGGCTCTCCCTCGGTGCCGGCGACGTGTTCGCGCAGATCTGGACGCGGTTCTCGACGCTGGCGATGGTCGCCGTGGGCTGCATCCTGATCACCGGCCTGTGGCTGGCCTACTCGCTCGTCGGCAGCCCGTCGGAGCTGTTCACCACGAGCTTCGGGCGGTTCCTCGTCATCAAGGTGTCGCTGGTGTTCACGATGATCTGCATCGGCGCAGCCAACGAGTTTGTGATGATGCCGCGCATCGCCCGCGCCCGGGCGGCCGGCGCCGAGGGTTCCGTGTTCCGCCTGGCGCTGCGCACGTTCCCCGTGCTGGTGACGATCGAGGTGCTGCTCGCCGTCGGCGTGCTGTTCGTGCTCTCGTTCCTCACCGGTTCGGCACGCGTCGAGGCCGGCGACCCCGAAGACCCGACGCTGAGCGGCACCGTCATCGGCATCGGCGTGGTGCTGGCGATCCTGATCGCGGTCTCCTTCGTGACCACCGCGAAGGTCTCCGACCGCCTGTCCCGCTCGGCGGCGCGCGCCCACGAGGTCGAGCAGCGTGAGGCGGTCTCCGCGGAGAGCTGA
- a CDS encoding response regulator, producing the protein MVRTGFGLILKRAPDIEVVAEAGDGVEAVAEAHRVRPDVALMDIRMPKMDGLTALERISSFVNVVVVTTFDQDEYVYKALRGGACGFILKDAGPGLLVEAIRSAGTGDALVSPSITVRLLRQLSRPAPPPDHRLSARELDVVKLAAVGNTNAEIAAALHLSIGTVKTHLANVQGKLGARNRVEIAAWAWTHGVVGRK; encoded by the coding sequence ATGGTGCGCACCGGGTTCGGGCTGATCCTCAAGCGGGCGCCGGACATCGAGGTCGTGGCCGAGGCGGGCGACGGGGTCGAGGCGGTGGCCGAGGCACACCGCGTCCGGCCCGACGTCGCGCTGATGGACATCCGGATGCCCAAAATGGACGGTCTCACCGCGCTGGAGCGCATCTCCTCCTTCGTGAACGTCGTAGTGGTCACGACCTTCGACCAGGACGAGTACGTCTACAAAGCACTGCGGGGCGGCGCCTGCGGGTTCATCCTCAAGGACGCCGGGCCGGGGCTGCTCGTCGAGGCCATCCGTTCCGCCGGAACCGGCGATGCCCTCGTCAGCCCGTCGATCACCGTTCGTCTCCTGCGCCAGCTCAGCCGTCCGGCACCGCCGCCGGACCACCGCCTGTCAGCGCGGGAGCTCGACGTCGTGAAGCTCGCGGCCGTCGGCAACACCAACGCCGAGATCGCCGCCGCGCTGCACCTGTCGATCGGCACGGTGAAGACACACCTCGCGAACGTTCAGGGGAAGCTCGGCGCCCGCAACCGCGTCGAGATCGCGGCCTGGGCCTGGACCCACGGGGTGGTCGGCCGAAAGTAA
- a CDS encoding sensor histidine kinase produces MRSAWKWAAPAALVVLALVDAGAGVLQMPSRMPWYGPCGLVTAVLATAAWLRPHSMLATAAGAASITTTWLFGTSGQEVNTDWGLVETAALLGVLFTTTIRLRSWRAAPLVALVLVAVTTQPLQKGFTDHAVIFSLVLLFIATSTTAVAAYLKLVRTAREAEIGTVKAEQRAEFARDLHDFVAHHVTGIVVLAQGAHEVVDEEPEAVAQALQEIQDAGGEAMTAMRRMVGMLRSPDADAAPLAPLAGLPELTALVDGFDRPRARLRVEGSLDDVPPEVASSAYRVVLESLTNVHRHARKATAVDVDLHRQESELQVRVRNDGRTVRGGHGGFGLVGLAERVEALGGRFVAGPDEGGGWLVDAALPLTGASA; encoded by the coding sequence ATGAGGTCGGCCTGGAAGTGGGCGGCGCCCGCGGCTTTGGTGGTACTGGCGCTGGTCGACGCCGGCGCCGGGGTCCTGCAGATGCCGTCCCGGATGCCTTGGTACGGCCCCTGCGGACTGGTCACCGCGGTGCTCGCCACCGCCGCGTGGCTGCGGCCCCACTCGATGCTCGCCACCGCGGCCGGCGCGGCGTCGATCACCACGACCTGGCTGTTCGGCACGTCCGGGCAGGAGGTCAACACGGACTGGGGCCTCGTCGAGACCGCCGCGCTGCTGGGAGTCCTCTTCACGACGACGATCCGGCTCCGGTCCTGGCGCGCGGCCCCGCTCGTCGCGCTCGTGCTCGTAGCCGTGACCACCCAGCCCCTGCAGAAGGGGTTCACCGACCACGCCGTGATCTTCTCGCTCGTCCTGCTGTTCATCGCCACGTCCACGACCGCGGTCGCGGCCTACCTGAAGCTCGTCCGCACGGCCCGGGAAGCCGAGATCGGCACGGTGAAAGCGGAACAGCGCGCCGAGTTCGCGCGAGACCTGCACGACTTCGTCGCCCATCACGTGACGGGCATCGTCGTGCTCGCGCAGGGAGCGCACGAGGTCGTGGACGAAGAGCCCGAGGCGGTCGCACAGGCGCTGCAGGAAATCCAGGACGCCGGCGGCGAGGCGATGACCGCCATGCGCCGGATGGTCGGGATGCTTCGTTCCCCGGACGCCGACGCCGCCCCGCTCGCCCCGCTCGCCGGTCTGCCCGAGCTCACCGCCCTGGTCGACGGTTTCGACCGCCCGCGGGCCCGGCTGCGCGTGGAGGGCAGTCTCGACGACGTGCCGCCCGAGGTCGCTTCGTCGGCCTACCGTGTGGTGCTGGAGTCCCTCACCAACGTGCACCGCCACGCCAGGAAAGCCACCGCGGTGGACGTCGACCTCCACCGCCAGGAGAGCGAGCTGCAGGTCCGCGTGCGCAATGACGGCCGGACCGTGCGCGGCGGCCACGGCGGGTTCGGCCTGGTCGGGCTGGCCGAACGCGTGGAAGCCCTCGGCGGGCGGTTCGTCGCGGGACCGGACGAAGGCGGCGGCTGGCTCGTCGACGCCGCCCTGCCGCTGACGGGAGCGAGCGCGTGA
- a CDS encoding ABC transporter ATP-binding protein, with the protein MARRTRPTTIAVVKPFTTEAAVAARELTKLYGTGAAAVRALDDVSVSFEAGAFSAIMGPSGSGKSTLMHCLAGLETPTSGHVFVGSLDLAGQPDRVLTAVRRDRIGFVFQAFNLLPSMSAQDNIVLPLRLAGRKADQAWFSTLTEFLGLRERLAHRPAELSGGQQQRVALARALVTRPDVVFADEPTGSLDSTAGTEVLTLLRHCVREFGQTVVMVTHDERAAGHADRVVHMADGKVSE; encoded by the coding sequence ATGGCGCGCCGGACAAGGCCGACGACGATCGCGGTCGTGAAACCGTTCACCACTGAAGCCGCCGTGGCCGCGCGTGAGCTGACCAAGCTCTACGGCACCGGCGCGGCCGCCGTGCGGGCCCTCGACGACGTCAGCGTTTCGTTCGAGGCCGGCGCGTTCAGCGCGATCATGGGGCCGTCGGGATCCGGGAAGTCGACGTTGATGCACTGCCTGGCCGGCCTGGAGACGCCGACGTCGGGACACGTGTTCGTCGGCTCGCTCGACCTGGCGGGGCAGCCCGACCGGGTCCTGACGGCGGTGCGCCGGGATCGGATCGGGTTCGTGTTCCAGGCGTTCAACCTCCTGCCGTCGATGAGCGCGCAGGACAACATCGTGCTGCCGTTGCGGCTGGCCGGGCGGAAGGCGGACCAGGCCTGGTTCTCGACGCTCACGGAGTTCCTGGGGCTGCGCGAGCGGCTCGCGCACCGGCCCGCGGAGCTGTCGGGCGGTCAGCAGCAGCGCGTCGCGCTCGCGCGGGCGCTCGTGACGCGACCGGACGTCGTGTTCGCCGACGAGCCCACGGGCAGCCTCGATTCCACCGCGGGCACCGAAGTCCTCACGCTGCTGCGCCACTGCGTGCGCGAGTTCGGGCAGACGGTGGTCATGGTGACGCACGACGAGCGCGCGGCGGGGCACGCGGACCGGGTCGTGCACATGGCCGACGGGAAGGTCTCCGAGTGA
- a CDS encoding FtsX-like permease family protein has translation MKRFLPVVAIGFAAFFAFGAVLAQGITAATLARGHVGHLDQISAVLAAFVLVAALTAVLVATTVFRITFAQRTGELALLRLLGAGRGRVAVRMIGEGVVTGLLASGAGVLAAFAVGSAAPLAGLPAPEFPWAGAVAVAFGGAGITALAVVSPAVAASGVAPLQALRESSVQDDGVRRVRLVAGALALLGAVVLLVSTLMSGLGDDARPAGVTESLLTRTVLSAALFFCAFACFGSVLMPGLLRVAGLLTRRFGAVGRLAVSGVGGAPRRAAAVTMSVALGVSVVIGSLAGAASMRANGETEMASSYPTDLELTGSFPSGYEETLRAAGLRHVLGYRRLDVGFTSATDHIVAGSTDVTLPDLPTADRLDVATGSLHGVVLGGALARTLHVSAGEHLRLEARGRSVEVTVGGTLHGSVPLGSAVLGSDVLDALGAPAELDGFLADGSERAVPAGNDIQVESLAQSREKKESWLGSLSVLAVVLLALTLVIAVVGIGATTSLSVLERVRESALLRAIGLSRRRLRTMITLESAVYGLLGSVLGLVIGLVHAWLAVLALGEDWPLRVPVLPLAAVVVALVVLSAAAGLVPARRAARVSPAAGRTDG, from the coding sequence GTGAAGCGCTTCCTGCCAGTCGTGGCCATCGGTTTCGCGGCGTTCTTCGCCTTCGGCGCCGTGCTGGCCCAGGGGATCACGGCGGCGACGCTGGCTCGCGGACACGTCGGTCACCTCGACCAGATCTCGGCGGTGCTCGCCGCGTTCGTGCTCGTGGCCGCACTCACCGCCGTTCTCGTCGCGACCACGGTCTTCCGCATCACCTTCGCCCAGCGCACGGGGGAGCTGGCACTGCTGCGGCTGCTGGGCGCGGGCCGCGGCCGGGTCGCGGTGCGGATGATCGGCGAAGGGGTGGTGACGGGCTTGCTGGCCTCGGGTGCGGGTGTGCTCGCCGCGTTCGCGGTCGGCAGCGCGGCTCCGCTCGCCGGCTTGCCCGCGCCGGAATTCCCCTGGGCGGGGGCTGTCGCGGTGGCGTTCGGCGGCGCGGGGATCACCGCGCTGGCCGTGGTTTCCCCGGCCGTCGCGGCGTCCGGGGTGGCGCCCTTGCAGGCGTTGCGGGAATCGTCGGTGCAGGACGACGGTGTGCGTCGGGTGCGGCTGGTCGCCGGCGCGCTCGCGCTGCTGGGTGCCGTGGTCCTCCTGGTCAGCACGCTGATGAGCGGGCTGGGCGACGACGCGCGCCCGGCCGGCGTGACGGAGAGCCTGCTGACCCGGACGGTGTTGAGCGCGGCCCTGTTCTTCTGCGCGTTCGCCTGCTTCGGGTCGGTGCTGATGCCTGGTCTGCTCCGGGTGGCAGGTCTTCTGACGCGCCGGTTCGGGGCCGTCGGGCGGCTGGCGGTGTCCGGAGTGGGCGGCGCGCCGCGCCGGGCCGCGGCGGTGACCATGTCGGTCGCGCTCGGGGTCTCGGTGGTGATCGGCAGCCTCGCCGGCGCCGCGAGCATGCGAGCCAACGGGGAGACCGAGATGGCCTCCTCGTACCCGACGGATCTGGAACTCACCGGCAGCTTTCCCTCCGGCTACGAGGAAACCCTGCGTGCCGCCGGTCTCCGGCACGTGCTCGGTTACCGGCGCCTCGACGTGGGGTTCACCAGCGCGACGGACCACATCGTCGCGGGCTCGACCGACGTGACTCTGCCGGACCTGCCGACGGCGGACCGGCTCGACGTGGCGACCGGGTCCCTGCACGGCGTGGTGCTGGGCGGCGCGCTCGCCCGCACGTTGCACGTGTCCGCCGGCGAGCACCTCCGGCTCGAAGCGCGTGGCCGGTCGGTCGAGGTGACGGTCGGGGGCACCCTGCACGGCTCAGTGCCGCTGGGGAGCGCGGTGCTCGGGAGTGACGTGCTCGACGCACTCGGCGCGCCGGCCGAGCTCGACGGTTTCCTCGCCGATGGCAGCGAGCGCGCCGTACCCGCCGGCAACGACATCCAGGTCGAGTCACTGGCCCAGTCGCGGGAGAAGAAGGAGAGCTGGCTGGGGTCGTTGTCGGTGCTCGCGGTGGTGTTGCTCGCGCTGACACTGGTGATCGCCGTGGTCGGGATCGGTGCGACCACTTCGCTCTCGGTCCTGGAGCGCGTGCGCGAGTCGGCCCTGCTGCGTGCCATCGGCCTGTCGCGGCGCCGGCTACGGACGATGATCACGCTCGAATCCGCCGTCTACGGTCTCCTCGGTTCCGTCCTGGGCCTGGTGATCGGCCTGGTGCACGCGTGGCTCGCCGTCTTGGCTCTCGGCGAGGACTGGCCGCTGCGTGTCCCGGTCCTCCCGCTGGCCGCGGTCGTCGTGGCTCTGGTGGTGCTGAGCGCGGCGGCGGGCTTGGTTCCGGCCCGCCGAGCCGCGCGCGTCAGCCCGGCTGCGGGGCGGACCGACGGCTGA
- a CDS encoding PadR family transcriptional regulator: protein MPKNALDNPLVLPILGLLVEQPRHAYAVFSEVRGRYGYLEVRNATVYTLLERLTAEGWVAATGGAERDVLAVTDDGVAALAERVRKQLGADLTGGPPFVTALAYLGILPPAEAQAVLRERIELVREEIEGLETVTREAATLEVHMIEAHYLLSRLHHDVEWLEGTADRIGDGELAWPQ, encoded by the coding sequence GTGCCCAAGAACGCGCTCGACAACCCGTTGGTGCTGCCGATCCTCGGCCTGCTCGTGGAGCAGCCACGCCACGCGTACGCGGTGTTCAGCGAAGTCCGCGGCCGCTACGGCTACCTCGAAGTGCGCAACGCGACCGTCTACACGCTGCTGGAGCGGCTCACGGCCGAAGGCTGGGTCGCCGCGACGGGCGGTGCCGAGCGCGACGTGCTCGCGGTGACCGACGACGGCGTGGCGGCGCTGGCCGAGCGTGTGCGCAAGCAGCTCGGTGCGGATCTGACCGGTGGGCCGCCGTTCGTGACGGCGTTGGCGTACCTCGGGATTCTGCCGCCGGCGGAAGCGCAAGCCGTGCTGCGCGAGCGGATCGAGCTCGTCCGCGAGGAGATCGAGGGGCTCGAAACAGTCACGCGCGAAGCGGCCACACTCGAGGTCCACATGATCGAGGCCCACTACCTGCTGTCGCGGCTGCACCACGACGTCGAGTGGCTCGAGGGCACGGCGGACCGCATCGGCGACGGCGAGCTCGCCTGGCCTCAGTGA
- a CDS encoding ABC transporter ATP-binding protein: protein MTVLTLTDVSKSYRRTQVLRPISFELRPGELVALTGPSGSGKSTLLMIAGGWETPDTGSVTPGSLLPDVPLARMPWQHLGFVPQSIGLFDQLTVADNLALAARTGGNADLAKLLETLDLAKFADRLPTEISRGEQQRAAVGRALATAPTLVLADEPTSHQDRTHAEVVLARLRTAADEGAAVLVASHDPLLAAHTDRTISLTGAGH from the coding sequence ATGACCGTGCTGACGCTCACCGACGTCTCGAAGAGCTACCGCCGCACGCAGGTGCTGCGCCCGATCAGCTTCGAGCTGCGGCCCGGCGAACTGGTGGCGTTGACCGGCCCTTCGGGTTCCGGCAAGAGCACGCTGCTGATGATCGCCGGCGGCTGGGAAACCCCGGACACCGGCAGTGTCACGCCGGGGTCGTTGCTGCCGGACGTCCCTCTGGCCCGAATGCCGTGGCAGCACCTGGGTTTCGTGCCGCAGTCCATCGGGTTGTTCGACCAGCTGACGGTCGCCGACAACCTCGCCTTAGCCGCCCGCACCGGCGGCAACGCCGACCTCGCCAAGCTGCTGGAAACCCTCGACCTCGCCAAGTTCGCCGACCGCCTCCCCACCGAAATCAGCCGTGGGGAACAACAACGCGCCGCCGTCGGCCGCGCCCTCGCCACCGCGCCGACTCTCGTGCTCGCCGACGAACCCACGTCACACCAGGACCGCACCCACGCCGAAGTCGTCCTCGCCCGCCTGCGCACCGCCGCCGACGAGGGCGCCGCCGTGCTCGTTGCCAGCCACGACCCCCTGCTGGCCGCGCACACCGACCGCACGATCTCGTTGACGGGCGCCGGTCACTGA